A stretch of DNA from Clupea harengus unplaced genomic scaffold, Ch_v2.0.2, whole genome shotgun sequence:
ttgtgattgtgtgtgattgtgtgtgtttatgtgtattagtgtgtgtgtgtttgcgcacgcgtgtgagtgagtgagtttttgagtgtgtgagtgagtgagtgagtgagtgagtgttagaTAAATCTATAATTTTGTCTCCTTATGtaaccaggccacagacacacagaccagtgtctccagtgcccagctgtgtgtctatgaagagtgaccagtccatggaACTACCTctcaatttcagcagtggacctccacagtctgatccaaagtgagttgtcagctactatatttaacatttttacattttacaaatacagtacaagcatggagaagtgtgtgtgtttgagtgtgtgtgtgtttgagtgtgtgtgtgtttatatgtgtgagtgagtgagtgagtgagtgagtgagtgagtgtgtgtgtgtgtgtgtgtgtgtgtgtgtgtgtgtgtttatgccgttgggcagcacggtggctcagtggttagcactgtcgcctcactgTCGCCCCTGGTTTTGAAtcccggtcgttccaggtcctttctgtgtggagtttgcatgttctccccgtgcctgcgtgggtttgctccgggtactccggtttcccccaccatcataaagacatgcaccgcaacatatgaatatgaatgaatgttggtggtggtggtcggaggggccgtaggcgctgattggcagcaacgcttctgtcagtctgccccagggcagctgtggctactgatgtagcttaccaccactggtatgactgtgtatgaatgactggactggactagactctgtaaagcgacttcaggtatttagagaagcgctatataagattgaattgattgattgatatgtgtctgattgtgtgtgttcatgtgtattagtgtgtgtgtttatgtgagtgagtgtttgtgtgagtcagtgagtgtttttgtgtgtgtgtgtgtgtgtgtgtgtgtgtgtgtgtgcgcgcgcacgcttgtgtgtgtgtgtgtgtgagtaaatgagtgttAGATAAATCTATTATTTTGACCCCCTATGtaaccaggccacagacacacagaccagtgtctccagtgcccagctgtgtgtctatgaagagtgaccagtccatggaACTGCCTctcaatttcagcagtggacctccacagtctgatccaaagtgagttgtcagctgctatatttcacatttttacattttacaaatacagatatgtacaagaatggagaagtgtgtgtgtttgagtgtgtgtgagtgagtgtgtgtgtgtttatatgtgtgtgtgagtgagtgtgtgtgtgtttatgtgtgtttatgtgtattagtgtgtgtgtttatgtgagtgagtgtttgtgtgagtcagtgagtgtttttgtgtgtgtgtgtgtgcgcacgcgtgtgtgtgtgtgagtgagtgagtgagtgagtttttgagtgtgtgagtgagtgagtgagtgagtgttagataaatctattattttgtctccttatgtaaccaggccacagacacacagaccagtgtctccagtgcccagctgtgtgtctatgaagagtgaccagtccatggaACTACCTctcaatttcagcagtggacctCCACAGTCTGATCAAAAGTGAGTTGTCAGCAactatattttaaatgtttacattttacaaatacagatatgtacaagcatggagaagtgtgtgtgtttgagtgtgtgtgtgtttatatgtgtgtgtgtttatgtgtgtgattgtgtgtgtttatgtgtattagtgtgtgtgtgtttatgtgagtgagtgtttgtgtgagtcagtgagtgtttttgtgtgtgtgtgtgtgtgtgtgtgtgtgtgtgtgcgcacgcgtgtgtgtgtgtgtgtgtgagtgagtgagtgagtgagtgagtttttgAGTGTTAGATAAATCTATAATTTTGTCTCCTTATGtaaccaggccacagacacacagaccagtgtcctcagtgcccagctgtgtgtctatgaagagtgaccagtccatggaACTACCTctcaatttcagcagtggacctCCACAGTCTGATCAAAAGTGAGTTGTCAGCTACTATATTTaaaatttttacattttacaaatacagatatgtacaagaatggagaattgtgtgtgtttatgtgagtgagtgtgagtgagtaagtgtttgtttttatgtgagtgagcgagtgttcgtgtgcttctgaatgtgttcatgtgactgtgtgtgtgcagacctatCAGCTGCTCTTTAATGTTAGGATGCAATGAATGATGTGTGTCTTTGGGCAGTCAGCTTAGAAATAGCCTGAcccaagatgtgtgtgtatatctatgtgtgagagagagaaggagagtgttttttttttttttttagatcctGGTGTaaggtagcctgacgatgtcatactcataattctattcagaatatgagtctgataccgttctgtgattatggggcgtgtttcaaccgaaccaggaaaaaaaatgcctcttcgctcaattggatatatctagaaccaatcagagcaacgtagtatgaccataacgtagaccatggggccagctgatacattaaacttttaccggatcccgtaggaaggacggcataaacatcttttcgatcgacaaatgccttgatcgcgtttctctgttcctctttcaaaatgaatgtgctgtcaatgtcttctaaaacagactcgaatctacatatttcagctctccaacggtagccatgtttgttgaaaactaattcaccccaaaagctctttggtgacgtggttgattacgttacggttgatcatctgtccatcgtcgtataaagcccgccctgacaatttgattggtctatctatctcctcacagatttttgtgaggagatagtttctccccaacggagcgaaaccagaccgaacttcccgacctaaaatgttgtgggcggggctaagttcgtctggcatccaggctaggtgTAAGGTGTTCTTCCATATAAATGAATGTTGTAattttttgtgtgatttatctGTCACTGCAGTGTTCTGAGGAATGTTCTGACCCAGGATCAGTCcagttgtggagtgtgtgagcagctacTGAGGGACCCAGTCATCaccacctgtggacacagtttctgcaGGCAGTGCATCAGCAGCTACTGGAGCCAGTCTGGTCCATCAGGAGACTACAGCTGTCCCCAGTGCAGAAAGAGATCCAGAGCACAACCCTTTCTAAACCCTGACATAACCATGGCACAACCTCTGATATACCCACATACAACCATGACACAACCTCCTGTATATCCCCCTACAGCCATGGCACAATCTTCTCTCCACCAACACAGAGAAATTGCACAGCTTCATCTCAAGCCATCATCAACCATGGCACAAGTTCCTCCATATCCACACCCAGACTCAGGGCAGGACCCTCTAtacccacacttacacatggCACAGATTTCTCCACAGCCTCCTTTGGATGAGCACATAGTCATGGAAGGAagcaaacatctccaaactgagCATGGTCCTGTCAAAAGGGCCAAACTACCAGGTAAGTCTTGAACTATTTCTTTCAGAACTGCTTCCAAGGGTTCCTGAATGAAAAGAAACACCATTTAGTTAAGAATCAAAATGATGGTGACCTTTTGAAGTCCATTGTTCTCTGTTACTCTTCTTGAACTATGGATTAGAGAGACGATAACAAATTAGTATGATGCtgatctgttttgtttgtttgtttgtttaatgccAAACAGAGGATGTCCTGAACAGAGCACTGGTGAATCATAAAGCCAGTATGAAGAGGAGGTTTGAACGCATATCTGAAGGTGTCATAAGATCAGAGACTCAAACACTCCTGAACAAGATCTACACAAAGCTCttcatcacagagggagagagtgaaggggtgaaTAATGAACATGAAGTTTGGCAGGTAGAGTCAGCATCCAGATCACAAACGACAGAAGACACAGCAATCAACTGCAATGACATCTTCAAGCCCTTACCTGGACAGCAGAGACCCATCAGAACTGCCATGACCAAGGGCattgctggcattggaaaaaccgTCTCAGTGCAGAAGTTCATCCTTGATTGGGCAGAGGAGAAAGCTAACCAGGATGTAGATTTCATGTTAATACTTCCGTTCCGTGAGCTGAATTTGGTCAAATATGATCAGTACAGCCTTCACAGGCTCCTGCTGGACTTCCACCCTGAGCTTAGGGAGCTACAGGATGGTGAATATAAAGACCGCCATATtttgttcatctttgatggtctggatgagaGTCGACTTCCGCTGAATTTCCACGAGAACCAGAAGTTGTCTGATGtgacacaaacatcatcagtggatgtgttgatgACGAGCCTCATTCAGGGATCTTTGCTTCCCTCAGCTCTCATCTGGATAACCtcccgaccagcagcagccagtcagaTCCCTTCTCAGTGCATCGATCAGGTGACAGAAGTACGAGGGTTCAATGATCCACAGAAGgaagagtacttcaggaagaagATCAGTGACCAGAATCAAGCCAACAGAATCATCTCACACATTAAGGCATCCAAGAGCCTCCTCATCATGTGCCACATgccagtcttctgttggatCTCAGCCACTGTCCTTCAGCATTTACTGGAACAGGATGATGGGAAGGAAGCCCCCAAcactctgactgagatgtttATACACTTCCTGCTCATACAGACCACCAGGAAGAACCAGAAGTATCAAGAGGAAAATGATCGAGATAAACAGAGGCTCCTGGAATCACATAAAGATGTCATACTGAAACTGGCACAGCTGGCCTTCAAGCATCTGCAGAATGGCAATCTCATGTTctatgaggaagacctgaaagagtgtggcattgatgtgAGTGATGCCTCAGTGTACTCTGGCATGTGCACTGAGATCTTCAGGGAGGAATGTGTGATTCACCACAAGAAGGTCTTctgctttgtgcatctgagcatccaggagtttctggcagccatgtttgtgtttcactccTACATTTCAGAACATTTTGAGATACTGAAATCATTCATCAGTAAAAAGCACAAAGACCTGCAAAACCTTCCCTTGCATGTTCTGTTGAAGGGAGCAATAGACAAAGCTTTGGACAGCAAGAATGGACACTTGGACCTTTTCCTCCGCTTCCTTGTAGGCATCTCAGTGGAGAGCAATCAGGCCCTTTTACAAGGtctgctgtcaaacacacacagcagctcagaGAGCATCAGGAAAACTTGTCAGTACATCAAGATTCTCAAGAGAAAGGATCTGTCTCCTGAAAGATGCATCAATCTTTCCCATTGCTTGTTTGAAATGAATGATCATTCCCAACATAGAAAAGTTCAGACATATCTGAAATCTTCAGATGGCTTCTCAGATAGATTGACAGTGGCCCAATGTTCAGCACTGGCCCACATGCTTATGATGTCTGAAGAAgtgctggatgagtttgacttGACGAAATACAACACAtcagaggagggatggaggagactAATGCCAGTTGTGAGAAACTGCAGAAAGGCCCGGTGAGTTACCAATTACATCCCATATGGAAATAATAaagtaggggtgggcgatatgaccaaaatcttctatcacggtatttgtaattttatatcacggttacggtatatatcacggtttattatacgtagggtgaccagatttgggtttttgaaaaagaggacacttcagcggtggcgaaatgtgtccacagacatttatatttattgacccttaagaacactaaggtgcagaaacaatactgcctcaataggctattggcctaagcaatagtggccagtatccattgaatctttaaatagtaaaataaaagcaaagtgtatgtaaaaaagaaaaaggcaaaatctttctgtggcatttagtccagtgcttatgtttcagtggttctttaatgtactttcagaagataactcaagtgttaaaactttcttttcaatgtgtgtccatatgttaacgcaataatgatgagatattttctttatatggccacatattaaaataaaaaaattaagaagttggccattacacatagacatagaagctccattgaccgcctcagcccgttgctgcgacgtgctaacgtgatgacgaggtgatgactggtctgtaaacagacgcaattaaatgatggagctgcagtttttctggataaaaagcactatagatagcgtttatatttctcaaccgatttcaataaatcgtttttatattcaagggtttatgatctacgtggagtaccaaaaaaagttttgtctccatattacttggaatctcgttggtttggccgtaatcgccgttgacatacatacatgtatatgataatcgctgctagacgctcactgttcttgtgctctcacagctcattcactttgaaatactgaaaaataaatgcctacactagacacttttcagtccatatttttcagtatattgaatcttgcccaacagtcgaggattactcaacaagtaggcatgacagtccttgcaggttatgtgcttaaaaattgtactgggtatcgtattatacggctcttcagaatgttcaaaaaaagttctgttgatttgaatgggccaccccaacgttcgcaggtctgtaatttctttattttcactgctgcgaaaatgtaatgaccgctgaccatctttcatatcattccgcaagtagtccggtcatttaacgtaacgggaagtaatgggttgctacgcaacacctgaaactttagagttctattttatttctcagcagaaatcacaaaacggctacaaaatcgttaaagaggtatttttggaggaatgtctattgttttggcgagttactgtataataagagggatgaagtatagttcggaggtcattatctaaaaataaatcgattggatttcaaaataagagtataccgcggttgaaacggtatggccaaatctctcccggtagacacatttctaccgttgcacggtatataccgtcataccgcccagccctataATAAAGGTATGAGAAATCAGCTTAAACCAATGCTTACACCACCTAATGTGAAAGCAATCTCTACAGAAATGATTTGCCGTTTTTGTTTTCAGAGATTGTGAAAAAATCTTAAAATATATGTTCATAGTTGTGTTACAGTGCCTCCACTTTCAATGTATTTTCTACTTGTAGTCAACTAGCTGTAACACTATTAGGTTTTTCTTCATATTTGAGCTGATATTTGGCACATGGCTTAAACTTCTCTGGCACTGATTAAAACCAATGCTTACACCACCTTATGTGAGAGCAACCTCTACAGATTATTATTTTTCTGACAGTGTAATATTTTTAATTGTTAATAGTTTTGTTAGAGCGCATCAACTTACAAACTATGTCCTACTTGTATAGTCAGCTAGCTGTAACACTAAGAACGGACAAATGGTTTAAAAATAATTGAAATCCATCTGATAATTTCAGATAAAGAAATGTTCTTTGTTTTAAGCCCTGTTGGCATCATCATAGCAAATTACTGTACTGACACCCGATAGATTATTTAGATGTGGTTCAGCAAATCTGGTATTGGACTTACAatagggtcattccacgccaaacgtgacaatttaaggaaaattccccactcgaccatctcagatttggctgaaaatattcaaggttgttcatacacttcttaataggtatagtccaaaatattagctctctactcccaatagttttgtcacaaaaagatgttttaggggggagggggtgccaatacttaagacgctttttgagcagcgttttctgaagagccattttcaaattgctattactagaaaagtatttaagctagctccttcaaactttctaggcctaaaatatgataccattacttgaataatatggacttccaagggtgtggcttgggtacaTCATAGTATTcagggtgcttgaatttgctcgaAAATTGTACACTATGCTCTGtcgcagcatctttgaaggcctgtagAAAGTGATATTACACACAGACCTTCatatgtatgctctgtatattgtaaaaaaaactgtccctatgtgatgaatggtctggaagatattaaagcttacaaatggatgaaaacacattttgtgcaatgtttggcatgctatagcaaaaaaatgccAGCATTTATCAACATAAAACTAAATGTTTTGGAAAGAtaagatatttgttcttaacatatcaaaaatttgtgatggtgttctgcctcattttctcaaaatattttttttaaattatgggatttttgtacacgcccagcattcaatggcctatggaagcatattcaaatggtagcaaaaggtacgtttttttcagccaaatctgagacggccgagtgggagccattgtcccgtttggcgtggaatgacccaatAACAAGCTATTTCTGCTCTTCCAGCATTTATTGCTGTACTAGTTGTCAGCATGACCAGAATTGAATCATATGTTGTAAATGTAATacaatttatatatatttgtcttACGTCAAATTTCTTTAAAAATCTCTCATCTTCTCACCCTACTGTTATTTATCTtgtgaaaaaaataacatttaaaaaaaaagaaaaagaaaacatttcaaggAATTAGATCTGCTGCAGCAGAATCGCTATTTGGTACCATAAGTGTGAAAAATACAGCTATGTATAAAAGTGCATAcaatatgtatacatgtatgtatttaaaGTATACTTTTGAAAATTACCTAATAATCTCCTACACGCACTGGTTTATGATTTATAATTGTAGACTTGCTGGCTGCAAACTAACAGAGAGGTCCTGTGAGATTGTGGCCtcagctctgcagtctgcaaacTCACCCTTAAGACAGCTGGACCTCAGTCAGAATGACCTCCAACAGTCAGGAGAAAAGCTGCTCTCTACTCTTCAGAGTCCAAgctgcaaactggagacactgaggTAAGTAATATTGAAGACTGTGTTAACAGATGCATGTATGTATTCAATGTATACTTTTGAAAATCACCTAATAATCTCCTACACATACTGGCTTGTGATTTATAATTGTAGACTTGCTAGCTGCAAACTAACAGAGAGGTCCTGTGAGATTGTGGCCtcagctctgcagtctgcaaacTCCCCCTTCCGAGAGCTGGACCTCAGTCAGAATGACCTGCAGCAGACATTGGAAAAGCTGCTCTCTACTCTTCAGAGTccaaactgcaaactggagacactgaggTAATTAATATTGAAGACTGTGTTAACAGAcgcatacatgtatgtattcaATGCAGTGgtgtttctacattaggggcacg
This window harbors:
- the LOC122129418 gene encoding NACHT, LRR and PYD domains-containing protein 12-like, which gives rise to MAQPLIYPHTTMTQPPVYPPTAMAQSSLHQHREIAQLHLKPSSTMAQVPPYPHPDSGQDPLYPHLHMAQISPQPPLDEHIVMEGSKHLQTEHGPVKRAKLPEDVLNRALVNHKASMKRRFERISEGVIRSETQTLLNKIYTKLFITEGESEGVNNEHEVWQVESASRSQTTEDTAINCNDIFKPLPGQQRPIRTAMTKGIAGIGKTVSVQKFILDWAEEKANQDVDFMLILPFRELNLVKYDQYSLHRLLLDFHPELRELQDGEYKDRHILFIFDGLDESRLPLNFHENQKLSDVTQTSSVDVLMTSLIQGSLLPSALIWITSRPAAASQIPSQCIDQVTEVRGFNDPQKEEYFRKKISDQNQANRIISHIKASKSLLIMCHMPVFCWISATVLQHLLEQDDGKEAPNTLTEMFIHFLLIQTTRKNQKYQEENDRDKQRLLESHKDVILKLAQLAFKHLQNGNLMFYEEDLKECGIDVSDASVYSGMCTEIFREECVIHHKKVFCFVHLSIQEFLAAMFVFHSYISEHFEILKSFISKKHKDLQNLPLHVLLKGAIDKALDSKNGHLDLFLRFLVGISVESNQALLQGLLSNTHSSSESIRKTCQYIKILKRKDLSPERCINLSHCLFEMNDHSQHRKVQTYLKSSDGFSDRLTVAQCSALAHMLMMSEEVLDEFDLTKYNTSEEGWRRLMPVVRNCRKARLAGCKLTERSCEIVASALQSANSPLRQLDLSQNDLQQSGEKLLSTLQSPSCKLETLRLASCKLTERSCEIVASALQSANSPFRELDLSQNDLQQTLEKLLSTLQSPNCKLETLRLAGCKLTERSWEIVASALQSANSPLRQLDLSQNDLQQSGENLSSALQRPNCKLETLRLPDCKITEESCKAVASALQSSVSLTELDLTNNYLNDSGIQLLSAGLSSPHCKLQTLRLSGCLITHQGCSFLASALKSNPSYLKQLDLSYNHPGDSGVRELTDRLNDPNCKLENFRYDHGGECWIKLGLRKYACELTLDPNTAHRELSLSEGNRKVTHVSEKKLYPDHPERFDCWTQVLCREGQSGRCYWNAEWSSDVADIAVAYKSIQRKGARNDSSFGYNDKSWSLECSGNSYSARHNKKITAIPAPSSRSSRVEVYLDWPAGTLSFYSVSSDTFTHLHTFHSTFTEPLYPGFNVWQSSVSLCQSTLPPNPTGTHNDTYVVQSSLLTGIQPPASLMIKSSRGKGGMAVCFGNNKSWTLYCSGKEYSLRHNDKKTDIPAPSSRSSRVGVYLDWPAGTLSFYSISSDTLTHLHTFHSTFTEPLYPGFRVSQYNSAVSLCPVLVVGLMLGLSDGDLLTPAVNMFVVISHALLWHGWHGYSMSEVGCVSRGKKKTHVSLLSACVFNEK